The following are from one region of the Vitis riparia cultivar Riparia Gloire de Montpellier isolate 1030 chromosome 14, EGFV_Vit.rip_1.0, whole genome shotgun sequence genome:
- the LOC117930486 gene encoding delta(24)-sterol reductase-like, with protein sequence MRNVDYKQARHFEVYLSTFRNILGIDKERMIARCEPLVSMGQISRVSAPMNLTFVVVAEHEDLIGGLINGYGIEGSSHIYGLFSNTDVAYEIILADGQLVRATKDNEYADLFYAIPWSQGILGLLVAAEIKPIPIKEYMKLTYKPVMGNPKGLAQLCVWRGLSYAEATWEKDVDIAFAQDAIDEYKAREAAAAIQGKMVDIQRKVNRASPKKLDEEPGWLKGGQLRDCSH encoded by the exons ATGAGAAATGTTGACTATAAGCAGGCTCGGCATTTTGAAGTTTATCTTTCAACTTTCAGAAATATCCTGGGCATTGACAAAGAGAGGATGATTGCCAGATGTGAACCCCTAGTCAGCATGGGGCAGATTAGCAGAGTTAGTGCCCCAATGAATCTTACCTTTGTTGTGGTTGCTGAGCATGAAGATCTTATTGGTGGCCTCATCAATGGTTATGGAATTGAAGGAAGCTCTCACATTTATGGCTTATTCTCTAACACTGATGTGGCTTATGAAATCATTTTGGCTGATGGACAGCTAGTTAGAGCTACCAAAGACAATGAGTACGCTGATCTTTTCTATGCTATTCCATGGTCTCAGGGAATACTGGGGCTTCTTGTTGCCGCTGAGATCAAGCCTATACCCATTAAGGAATACATGAAGTTGACTTACAAACCAGTAATGGGAAATCCGAAAGGCCTTGCACAG CTGTGTGTATGGCGGGGACTCTCATATGCTGAAGCAACATGGGAGAAAGATGTAGATATTGCATTTGCTCAAGATGCTATTGATGAGTACAAGGCTCGTGAAGCTGCAGCTGCTATCCAAGGGAAAATGGTGGACATACAGCGTAAGGTGAATAGAGCAAGTCCAAAGAAGCTTGATGAGGAGCCTGGTTGGTTAAAGGGAGGACAACTTCGTGATTGCAGTCATTGA